The following are encoded in a window of Paenibacillaceae bacterium GAS479 genomic DNA:
- a CDS encoding alpha-mannosidase has protein sequence MTKRTAHIISHTHWDREWYLPYEKHHVRLVELMDTLLDTLESDPGYRSFFLDGQTIILEDYLQVRPEYRSRLEKLIQEDRILIGPWYILQDAFLTSGEANVRNMQIGHEDASRWGKVSKIGYFPDTFGLFGQTPQLMHQAGIDNALFGRGVKPTGFNNEVGESTAYESSFSELIWEGPDGSRVLGILFANWYSNGNEVPVQAEAAREYWQRKLADAGKYASTPHLLFMNGCDHQPIQTDLAEAIRMAKAVEPDTEFIHSNFPDYLDAIRETADGRGLSVVQGELRSQRTDGWGTLVNTASSRVYLKQMNTLGQALLERSAEPLAAYAHLLGKDYPHHLFTYAWKLLMQNHPHDSICGCSVDEVHREMVTRFDKSRHVAETIVADTTAFIANAVDTSLFGSYGSDALPFVVHNTAGWTRSGTVTVELDAARIYFREGIGFGEMNRRMNELDISGRVLVDSEGRPVHCTVEDLGQLFGYDLPDDAFRQPYQCRRVRLTFQAESVPALGHASFAWVKTDVKPQDAPAIAHSERVLDNGVLRAEVAEDGSFTLTDHRSGRVFSGLGVYENTGDIGNEYMFMEPKGTAPITTRGLAASVRVLANEPYRASLEIVHEWAIPASADELLEREQREIVFMQNRKSGRSQQLITLRLTTVLSLESGSGRLDITSSFDNQAKDHRVRMLFPTGLESTVHTADSIFEAAVRDTTPAKEWKNPSNAQHQQAFVDVSGAAADGVTAGLTVANIGLNEYEVLRDGSNTIAVTLLRSTGELGDWGYFPTPEAQCIGAQKVQLAVIPHSGDGAAQGAYAEAYQLQTPWTAVQTGVHSGKLQPVGAPLAWRGESLAFSAFKVSPVSGDVVARLYNLKREAGQLALQAPNGSSAAYKSTILEQDSGEELQLTDGGLQLPVGPAEIVTIGLRS, from the coding sequence TTGACGAAGCGCACCGCACATATCATCTCTCATACCCATTGGGACCGCGAATGGTACCTCCCTTACGAAAAGCATCATGTCCGGCTCGTTGAGCTTATGGACACGCTGCTTGATACTCTGGAGAGCGATCCTGGTTATCGCAGCTTTTTCCTTGACGGCCAGACGATTATTCTGGAGGATTACCTCCAGGTTCGTCCGGAATACCGCTCCCGTCTGGAAAAGCTGATCCAGGAAGACCGCATTCTGATTGGTCCTTGGTATATTTTGCAGGATGCTTTCCTGACTAGCGGCGAAGCCAACGTCCGCAACATGCAGATTGGCCACGAAGATGCGAGTCGTTGGGGCAAGGTTTCCAAAATCGGTTATTTCCCTGACACATTCGGCCTGTTCGGTCAAACGCCGCAGCTCATGCATCAAGCTGGCATCGACAATGCACTGTTCGGACGCGGCGTGAAGCCAACCGGCTTTAACAATGAAGTGGGCGAGTCTACCGCTTATGAGAGCTCCTTTTCCGAGCTGATTTGGGAAGGTCCTGACGGCTCGCGCGTGCTCGGCATCCTGTTCGCCAACTGGTACTCCAATGGCAATGAGGTTCCTGTGCAAGCCGAAGCGGCACGTGAATACTGGCAGCGCAAGCTCGCGGATGCGGGCAAATACGCTTCCACGCCTCATCTTCTGTTCATGAACGGCTGCGACCACCAGCCAATCCAGACTGATCTCGCCGAAGCGATTCGCATGGCAAAAGCGGTGGAGCCGGATACGGAATTCATCCATTCCAACTTCCCGGATTATCTGGATGCGATACGCGAAACCGCCGACGGCCGCGGGCTATCTGTCGTACAGGGCGAGCTGCGCAGCCAACGCACCGATGGCTGGGGCACACTTGTTAATACAGCGTCCTCCCGCGTTTATTTGAAGCAGATGAATACGCTTGGACAAGCTCTGCTGGAGCGCTCTGCGGAGCCGCTGGCCGCCTATGCGCATCTGCTCGGCAAGGATTATCCGCATCATCTGTTCACCTACGCTTGGAAGCTGCTTATGCAAAATCATCCCCATGACAGCATCTGCGGCTGCAGCGTTGATGAGGTGCATCGCGAGATGGTTACGCGCTTCGACAAGAGCCGCCATGTGGCGGAAACGATCGTTGCGGACACAACTGCGTTCATCGCCAATGCGGTGGATACATCCCTCTTTGGCAGCTATGGCTCGGACGCTCTGCCGTTTGTCGTACATAATACGGCAGGCTGGACGCGCAGCGGCACCGTTACCGTCGAACTGGATGCAGCCCGTATCTACTTCCGCGAAGGCATCGGCTTTGGCGAAATGAATCGCCGTATGAATGAGCTCGATATTTCCGGCCGCGTACTCGTAGACTCCGAGGGTCGTCCAGTCCACTGCACCGTGGAAGATCTCGGACAGTTATTCGGCTACGATCTGCCGGATGACGCTTTCCGCCAGCCATACCAATGCCGTCGCGTGCGTCTGACGTTCCAAGCGGAATCCGTGCCTGCACTTGGCCATGCTTCCTTTGCCTGGGTCAAAACGGATGTTAAACCCCAGGATGCTCCGGCGATCGCTCACAGCGAGCGTGTGCTCGACAACGGCGTTCTGCGCGCCGAGGTGGCAGAGGACGGTTCCTTTACACTGACCGATCACCGCAGCGGCCGCGTTTTCTCCGGTCTCGGCGTGTACGAGAACACCGGCGACATCGGCAACGAGTATATGTTTATGGAGCCAAAAGGCACTGCGCCGATCACGACGCGCGGTCTGGCTGCTTCGGTTCGTGTACTAGCTAATGAGCCTTACCGCGCTTCCCTGGAAATCGTCCATGAATGGGCTATTCCAGCTTCGGCCGACGAACTGCTGGAACGCGAGCAGCGCGAAATCGTCTTTATGCAAAACCGAAAATCCGGCCGTTCGCAGCAGTTGATCACGCTGCGCCTGACGACGGTACTGTCTCTGGAAAGCGGCAGCGGCAGACTTGATATTACGAGTTCGTTTGACAACCAGGCGAAGGATCACCGGGTGCGTATGTTGTTCCCGACCGGCCTGGAATCAACGGTTCATACGGCTGACTCCATCTTCGAAGCTGCGGTTCGCGATACAACCCCGGCTAAAGAGTGGAAAAACCCAAGCAATGCCCAGCATCAGCAAGCGTTCGTTGATGTGAGCGGCGCAGCAGCAGACGGCGTAACAGCCGGCCTGACGGTCGCCAACATCGGTTTGAACGAGTATGAAGTTCTGCGAGACGGCTCCAACACGATTGCTGTCACCCTGCTCCGCTCCACCGGCGAGCTTGGCGACTGGGGTTACTTCCCGACGCCGGAAGCGCAGTGCATCGGCGCTCAAAAAGTTCAGCTAGCCGTCATTCCGCATAGCGGAGACGGAGCAGCCCAAGGTGCTTACGCTGAAGCGTATCAGCTGCAAACGCCTTGGACTGCCGTACAAACCGGCGTCCATAGCGGCAAGCTGCAGCCTGTCGGCGCACCACTTGCCTGGAGGGGCGAATCACTGGCGTTCTCAGCCTTCAAGGTGAGCCCAGTGTCGGGCGACGTTGTTGCCCGCCTGTACAACCTCAAGCGCGAAGCAGGACAACTGGCGCTTCAAGCGCCTAATGGTTCCAGCGCTGCTTATAAGTCCACCATCCTGGAACAGGACTCCGGCGAGGAGCTTCAGCTGACAGACGGCGGACTACAGCTGCCAGTCGGACCGGCTGAGATCGTGACTATCGGACTGCGGAGCTAG
- a CDS encoding carbohydrate ABC transporter substrate-binding protein, CUT1 family, whose translation MRKRSTRKVSTIALALTTALLVTACGNSAGKEEGTAEKPVNLIWYTIGVPQKDTDKVMAEVSKYTAEKIGATVTMKQIDFGDYNQKMGVMTASGEPMDILFTSSWAFDYVQNARKGAFMEMDELLKSHGQGIVDTLDPAFLEGSKVDGHNYGIPANKELPAQSVWRFNKQQLDKLGLDYKQAGSLESLEPFLKAAKDKLPGVLGMKVDQSYRPYVPYDYLIQGLPMAVALNGDKNKIVNVLETPEMKKALATMHKYYKAGYISPEAATTTSTSDLEKTGKWLVDKADTQPLADNAWSTSLGYPIVSTPAGASVIYNWSVMGSMQAISANAEYPEKAMEFLNLLNTDVKLRNMIDSGIEGTHYKMTGENRMENLPESKNYDMPTFALGNVMLTYLNPADPDDKWEQFKKFNDEGKPAPTLGFNFDTSKVSTELASLQNIKAEVWAPLMTGTVDPEVYLPRAIEKMKAAGLDKIMAEAQSQYDAWMANQK comes from the coding sequence ATGAGAAAGAGATCAACACGCAAAGTCAGCACCATCGCACTGGCCCTCACGACAGCACTACTCGTAACCGCTTGCGGCAATAGCGCCGGCAAGGAGGAAGGAACCGCAGAGAAACCGGTCAATCTGATCTGGTACACAATCGGCGTTCCACAAAAGGACACGGATAAGGTGATGGCGGAAGTCAGTAAATATACCGCTGAAAAAATCGGAGCCACCGTCACGATGAAACAGATCGATTTTGGCGACTACAACCAAAAGATGGGCGTCATGACGGCTTCCGGCGAGCCGATGGACATCTTGTTCACCTCTTCATGGGCGTTTGACTACGTACAGAATGCTCGCAAGGGCGCCTTCATGGAAATGGACGAGCTGTTGAAATCGCATGGACAAGGCATCGTTGATACCCTCGACCCTGCTTTCCTGGAAGGCTCCAAGGTCGACGGCCATAACTACGGTATCCCGGCCAATAAAGAGCTTCCGGCTCAATCCGTATGGCGCTTCAACAAACAGCAGCTGGACAAGCTCGGCCTCGATTACAAACAGGCTGGCTCGCTGGAAAGCTTGGAGCCCTTCCTCAAAGCGGCCAAAGATAAGCTGCCGGGCGTACTTGGGATGAAAGTAGACCAAAGCTACAGACCTTATGTGCCTTATGACTACCTGATTCAAGGTCTCCCGATGGCCGTAGCGCTGAATGGCGACAAAAACAAGATCGTCAACGTGCTGGAAACGCCGGAGATGAAAAAAGCACTCGCTACGATGCACAAATACTACAAAGCTGGCTACATTTCGCCGGAAGCGGCAACGACAACTTCCACAAGCGATCTGGAGAAAACCGGAAAATGGCTCGTAGATAAAGCCGATACCCAGCCTTTGGCGGACAATGCCTGGAGCACCAGCCTTGGTTATCCGATCGTTTCCACACCAGCGGGCGCTTCCGTCATCTACAACTGGTCCGTTATGGGCTCCATGCAAGCTATTTCGGCTAATGCGGAATATCCAGAAAAAGCGATGGAATTCCTTAATCTGCTCAATACCGACGTCAAGCTGCGTAACATGATCGACTCCGGCATTGAGGGCACACACTACAAAATGACCGGTGAAAACCGGATGGAAAACCTGCCGGAATCCAAAAATTACGATATGCCAACATTCGCGCTTGGCAACGTTATGCTCACCTATCTCAACCCGGCCGACCCGGATGATAAATGGGAGCAATTCAAAAAATTCAACGATGAGGGCAAGCCTGCCCCAACGCTCGGCTTCAACTTCGACACCTCCAAGGTGTCCACAGAACTCGCTAGCCTACAAAACATCAAAGCCGAAGTATGGGCTCCGCTCATGACCGGCACTGTTGATCCTGAGGTCTATCTGCCTCGCGCTATTGAGAAAATGAAGGCCGCTGGCCTCGACAAAATCATGGCCGAAGCACAGTCCCAGTACGACGCCTGGATGGCTAATCAAAAGTAA
- a CDS encoding two-component system, response regulator YesN codes for MYRVLLVDDEPFIVEGLQDAIDWSAYELEIAGTAGSGKAALELLKQRPADLLVTDITMPGMTGLELIREARKLLPELKVIILSGYNEFDYLKEGMSLGIENYLLKPVNFQELRSTLSATIAKLNAAPISRTALTSEERGILLDRILYRWMRGDIDPVELRQRSELLGLHLEHPWLVAASVRHAESGGAYARRIIEASLPESSGNLRFTDLDGDEILLFLADSPEEAKRQALETLERLVAADSRNLEEDGGLQAGGPSNSLDPITEPGRSGPPLRFTLGTAERIGELEQRSYARAKKTQDYHLLRSDSPILDAAELSQTPAGLEQPLEIGGGQYSRWLLARDTDHLFARIDSDFLALQQREGATPELLTSAAIELVVAFRLELRDMKGGEQSQEVLFHFKKTLDRISRSSTLEELTDSIKASAHFTMELLQRSDRVPIVNQVIQHVADHYREMMSLKTLGAMYHIHPAYLGQLFSKETGASFTEYLNRYRIERAKEKLKDTDDKIADISQEVGYLETGYFYKQFKKYVGVSPNDYRELR; via the coding sequence ATGTATCGCGTCTTACTTGTCGATGATGAACCTTTTATCGTGGAAGGACTGCAGGATGCCATCGATTGGTCGGCCTACGAGCTGGAAATCGCCGGAACCGCCGGCAGTGGCAAGGCAGCGCTGGAGCTGCTGAAGCAGCGGCCCGCCGATCTGCTCGTTACCGACATCACAATGCCCGGTATGACCGGACTGGAGCTGATCCGTGAAGCACGAAAGCTGTTGCCGGAGCTGAAGGTCATTATTTTGAGCGGCTACAATGAGTTTGATTATTTGAAGGAAGGCATGTCGCTCGGTATTGAAAATTATTTGCTTAAGCCAGTTAACTTTCAGGAGCTGCGCTCTACCTTGAGTGCCACCATTGCCAAGCTGAACGCGGCACCGATAAGCCGGACCGCCCTCACTAGCGAGGAGAGGGGCATTTTGCTCGACCGCATCCTGTACCGCTGGATGCGCGGTGACATCGACCCTGTCGAGCTGCGACAACGCTCCGAACTGCTCGGGCTGCACCTCGAGCATCCATGGCTGGTCGCCGCTTCCGTGCGCCATGCGGAAAGCGGCGGCGCTTACGCCCGCCGGATTATCGAGGCGTCGCTGCCAGAGTCTTCGGGCAATCTTCGCTTTACCGATCTGGATGGCGATGAAATTCTGCTGTTTCTGGCTGACTCACCGGAGGAAGCGAAACGACAAGCTCTTGAAACGCTGGAACGACTCGTTGCGGCCGATTCCCGGAATTTAGAAGAGGACGGGGGCTTACAAGCCGGGGGGCCGTCAAACTCTTTGGACCCTATCACCGAGCCTGGCCGCAGCGGCCCGCCCCTCCGCTTTACGCTCGGTACAGCCGAGCGCATCGGCGAGCTGGAGCAGCGCAGCTACGCACGGGCCAAAAAAACGCAGGACTACCACCTGCTGCGCAGCGACAGCCCGATTCTCGACGCCGCTGAGCTATCGCAAACGCCAGCCGGTCTGGAGCAGCCGCTCGAAATCGGCGGAGGCCAGTACTCCCGCTGGCTGCTCGCGCGTGATACGGACCATTTATTTGCCCGTATCGACTCGGACTTTCTGGCGCTTCAGCAGCGCGAAGGCGCGACGCCGGAACTGCTGACAAGCGCGGCCATTGAGCTTGTCGTCGCTTTTCGCCTGGAGCTGCGAGACATGAAAGGCGGTGAGCAGTCGCAGGAGGTGCTGTTCCATTTTAAAAAAACGCTCGACCGAATCAGTCGATCCTCTACACTGGAGGAGCTAACCGACTCGATCAAAGCCTCGGCGCATTTCACTATGGAATTGCTACAACGCAGCGACCGCGTCCCGATTGTCAATCAAGTGATTCAGCATGTCGCCGATCATTACCGGGAAATGATGTCGCTCAAAACACTCGGAGCCATGTATCACATTCATCCGGCCTATTTGGGCCAGTTGTTCAGCAAGGAGACCGGAGCCAGCTTCACGGAGTACTTGAACCGCTATCGGATTGAACGAGCGAAGGAAAAACTCAAGGATACCGATGACAAAATCGCCGACATCTCTCAGGAGGTCGGATATTTAGAAACAGGCTATTTTTATAAACAATTTAAAAAATATGTAGGAGTATCTCCTAATGATTATCGGGAATTGCGCTAA
- a CDS encoding carbohydrate ABC transporter membrane protein 2, CUT1 family — MSTRSATRKPRDFQRLSPGWNVTFNLVAGLFALMCVFPFIFIIIISFTSEQSLAFSGYQLWPDVWSMDAYRYVLQNGDALLRSYGVTIFVTVIGTVLSLIIVALYAYGISRKNFQYRKFFNFFAFFTMLFNGGLVPTYIVVTQMLGLKDSVWALILPLMVNAFYVLIMRTFFITMVPDAIIESGKIDGATELQIFYKLVLPLALPGLATIALFSTLGYWNDWFNALLYIENPNLVPLQSMLMRIETNMQFLLSQASSNASLAEGLQNMPQDTARMAMVVLATGPIVLAYPFFQRYFVQGLTIGAVKE, encoded by the coding sequence ATGTCTACACGCTCAGCCACACGGAAACCTCGCGATTTTCAACGACTTAGCCCAGGCTGGAACGTTACTTTCAATCTCGTTGCCGGATTGTTCGCGCTAATGTGCGTGTTTCCATTTATATTCATCATCATCATCTCCTTCACAAGTGAGCAATCTCTCGCCTTCAGTGGCTATCAGCTCTGGCCGGATGTTTGGAGCATGGATGCTTACCGCTACGTGTTGCAAAATGGCGACGCTCTGCTCCGTTCCTATGGCGTCACGATTTTTGTCACTGTCATCGGCACCGTACTATCGCTGATAATCGTTGCTCTCTATGCGTACGGCATCTCGCGAAAAAACTTTCAATACCGTAAGTTTTTCAACTTTTTCGCTTTCTTCACGATGCTGTTCAACGGCGGCCTTGTGCCGACCTATATCGTTGTAACGCAAATGCTTGGCCTCAAGGACAGTGTTTGGGCGCTTATTCTGCCGCTGATGGTCAACGCGTTCTACGTGCTTATCATGCGTACCTTTTTCATCACAATGGTTCCAGACGCTATCATCGAATCCGGTAAAATCGACGGCGCCACCGAGCTGCAAATTTTCTACAAATTAGTCCTTCCACTTGCGCTGCCGGGCTTGGCGACAATTGCCCTGTTCAGCACACTCGGTTACTGGAACGATTGGTTCAATGCTTTGCTTTATATCGAAAATCCAAATCTTGTGCCGCTGCAGTCCATGCTGATGCGCATCGAGACGAACATGCAGTTCCTGCTCTCGCAAGCTTCCAGCAATGCATCCTTAGCTGAAGGGCTTCAAAATATGCCGCAGGACACAGCCCGAATGGCTATGGTTGTGCTGGCGACAGGCCCAATTGTACTCGCTTATCCGTTCTTCCAGCGCTATTTTGTACAGGGATTGACGATCGGCGCAGTGAAAGAGTAA
- a CDS encoding two-component system, sensor histidine kinase YesM, which produces MKAHSFYRTFIKNNLFTKLLATFSAISVLTIVALAYLLYAFIAESVRSDILDNQRRAIEAVNSRLAAKHESAQRMISDVYSDQALSQNVSYLLSNSYADYIRYRIDRYSDEPLAAYANALTYFQHRAASDSDINRLMIYSSVEQYLYAWKTSGSSRLLEINSSLSFIPDAMALDVPPFSAPNPWVSKGLALDDDRLYAVRVGVNNPGSLQKIGQLFVYYNSDGLLDALKGFKDALKGYILVLTPDGQVLFDSSGRYYGARYPYEAKISSINTSVQLEEPSRVAVLTNSSAGYSVVSVVPDSQLQEATAKLRRIVLFISIIGILIAILVPALAVSNVARRTGSLVRLMRRVESGDFAGRISDERGDELGQISQGFNRMLDQLNRHIEQDYKAEIRQRNTELSALQARINPHFLSNTLEVIRMRAVSQGADDVGEMIYSLSVLFRSMVGSQSTVTLREELEIGRRYLELFRIRYKNRFAYTITMDEQLGGRPVIKLSLQPIIENYIVHGLDTERENNRFDIIASLDRGLIRITLHDNGRGIPPEQLAKLQLLLQLPSPPEDGAGSFGLHSVSERLRLVYGQGAGMSVESSVGQGTTVELWFPDERDELSKSNHTPKEGL; this is translated from the coding sequence ATGAAGGCTCACAGCTTTTACCGGACCTTTATCAAAAACAATTTGTTCACCAAGCTGCTGGCAACCTTCTCGGCGATCTCCGTCCTGACGATAGTAGCGTTAGCCTATCTACTGTACGCCTTCATAGCAGAATCCGTCCGCAGCGACATTCTCGACAATCAGCGGCGCGCGATAGAAGCGGTCAATTCCCGCCTGGCAGCAAAACATGAAAGCGCGCAGCGGATGATCTCTGATGTTTATTCCGATCAGGCTCTCAGCCAAAACGTCTCCTACCTGTTGTCCAATTCCTACGCCGATTATATTCGCTACCGGATCGACCGATACTCCGACGAGCCGCTGGCCGCTTACGCCAATGCATTGACTTATTTTCAGCACAGGGCTGCTAGCGATAGTGACATCAACCGGCTCATGATCTACAGCTCGGTCGAACAATACCTCTACGCCTGGAAAACAAGCGGAAGCTCGCGTCTGTTAGAGATAAATTCTTCGCTCTCCTTCATCCCCGATGCTATGGCGCTGGATGTACCTCCTTTTTCCGCCCCTAATCCGTGGGTATCCAAAGGGCTGGCTTTGGATGATGATCGTTTATACGCCGTGCGGGTCGGCGTTAACAATCCCGGCAGCCTGCAAAAAATCGGCCAGTTATTCGTATACTACAACTCAGATGGATTGCTCGACGCACTGAAAGGTTTTAAGGACGCGCTCAAGGGCTATATTCTCGTGTTAACGCCGGATGGACAGGTGCTTTTCGACTCTTCCGGCCGTTATTATGGAGCCCGCTACCCCTACGAAGCTAAAATCAGCTCGATTAACACCTCGGTACAGCTGGAGGAGCCCTCTCGTGTTGCCGTACTCACCAATAGCTCCGCCGGTTACTCCGTTGTCAGCGTCGTGCCCGATTCACAGCTGCAGGAGGCAACCGCAAAGCTGCGCCGTATCGTTCTATTCATTAGCATTATCGGTATTCTGATCGCGATCCTTGTTCCCGCCCTTGCTGTATCAAATGTGGCGCGCCGCACCGGCAGCCTGGTCCGTCTGATGCGTCGAGTGGAAAGCGGTGACTTCGCCGGCCGTATCAGCGACGAGCGTGGAGACGAGCTGGGACAGATCTCCCAAGGCTTCAATCGGATGCTGGATCAACTTAACCGTCATATCGAACAGGATTACAAAGCGGAAATCCGCCAGCGAAATACCGAACTATCGGCGCTGCAGGCGCGGATTAACCCGCATTTTTTGTCCAATACGCTGGAAGTCATCCGCATGAGAGCCGTCTCGCAGGGAGCCGACGATGTCGGGGAGATGATCTACAGTCTGTCCGTTCTGTTCCGCAGCATGGTCGGCAGCCAAAGTACGGTGACGCTGCGCGAGGAGTTGGAAATCGGACGCCGCTATCTGGAGCTATTCCGTATCCGTTATAAAAACCGTTTTGCCTATACCATTACGATGGACGAGCAGTTGGGAGGCCGCCCCGTCATCAAGCTGTCCCTGCAGCCGATAATCGAAAACTATATCGTGCACGGACTCGATACCGAACGGGAAAACAACCGTTTCGACATCATTGCCTCACTCGACCGCGGTCTAATCCGCATTACGCTCCATGACAATGGACGCGGCATTCCGCCGGAGCAGTTGGCCAAACTGCAGCTGCTTCTACAGCTCCCCTCTCCTCCCGAGGATGGCGCCGGTTCCTTCGGCCTGCATAGCGTCAGCGAACGGCTGCGCCTCGTGTACGGCCAAGGGGCCGGAATGTCCGTCGAAAGCTCCGTTGGTCAGGGTACGACGGTTGAGCTATGGTTCCCGGATGAACGGGATGAACTAAGTAAAAGCAATCATACGCCCAAGGAGGGACTCTGA
- a CDS encoding carbohydrate ABC transporter membrane protein 1, CUT1 family: MNGLSGFFRNLNRNKAILFMVLPGALWFLIFSYIPMAGTILAFKEYRISRHGFIDSIISSDWVGLDNFKFLFSTSDAWIITRNTLLYNITFIVIGLVAAVAMAIVLSEIANKKLSKLYQTGMFLPYFLSWVIVGYFAFSFLSLDKGLLNQFLVKLGIDPINWYSDPTYWPFILIFISMWKAIGYNSVVYLASIMGIDRSLYEAAMIDGANKWQQIRNVTIPMLTPLMTIMTLLAIGKIFYADFGLFYQVPRDSGALYSVTNVIDTYVYRGLKTTGEFGMITAAGLYQSFVGLVLVLTSNWVVGKVNKDNTLF, from the coding sequence ATGAACGGATTGTCGGGCTTCTTCCGCAATTTGAACCGCAACAAAGCGATCCTTTTCATGGTTTTGCCAGGAGCGTTATGGTTCCTAATCTTCTCGTATATTCCGATGGCGGGCACCATCTTGGCTTTCAAGGAATACCGCATCAGTCGTCATGGCTTCATTGACAGCATCATCAGCAGCGACTGGGTTGGTCTGGACAACTTCAAGTTTCTGTTCAGCACCAGCGACGCCTGGATCATTACGCGCAACACCTTGCTCTACAACATTACATTTATCGTGATTGGCCTCGTTGCCGCGGTAGCTATGGCGATTGTTCTCTCCGAAATTGCTAACAAAAAGCTATCCAAGCTATATCAAACCGGCATGTTCCTGCCTTACTTCCTTTCCTGGGTTATCGTTGGTTACTTCGCATTCAGCTTCCTCAGCCTGGACAAAGGCTTGCTCAATCAGTTCCTCGTCAAGCTGGGCATAGATCCAATCAACTGGTATTCCGATCCCACCTACTGGCCTTTCATTCTTATTTTCATCAGCATGTGGAAAGCAATCGGCTATAACAGCGTCGTCTACCTCGCCTCAATTATGGGTATTGACCGCTCGCTGTATGAAGCCGCGATGATAGACGGCGCGAATAAATGGCAGCAAATTCGCAATGTGACCATTCCGATGCTGACGCCGCTCATGACGATTATGACGCTGCTCGCAATCGGCAAAATTTTCTACGCTGACTTCGGCCTGTTTTATCAGGTTCCGCGCGATTCCGGCGCCCTGTACTCCGTCACCAACGTTATCGACACTTACGTATACCGCGGCCTGAAAACAACCGGCGAGTTCGGGATGATTACGGCGGCCGGCCTGTATCAGTCGTTTGTTGGGCTCGTGCTGGTTCTCACGTCTAACTGGGTTGTTGGTAAGGTTAACAAGGACAATACGTTGTTCTAA